One Mangifera indica cultivar Alphonso chromosome 4, CATAS_Mindica_2.1, whole genome shotgun sequence genomic region harbors:
- the LOC123212782 gene encoding probable flavin-containing monooxygenase 1, translating into MEKKIAIIGAGISGLLACKYVLSKGLHPIVFEARSSVGGVWIKTVETTKLQTPKPAYQFSDFPWPSSVTEEFPNQHQVLDYIQSYANHFDLLKHIKFNTKVVGIEYEGASDEEIRSWSLWNGNGAPFSSRGKWKVAAEDIQSHSTEVYQVDFVILCVGRFCDVPNIPEFPPNKGPEVFHGKVIHSMEYADMDYKGAGEFVKGKRVTVVGFQKSAMDIAMECTAANGVEFPCTIMYKTEHWNVPDYLPWGVPLGYFYLNRFSEFLIHKPGEGILLSLLATMFSPLRWAFSKFVESHIKHKLPLAKYKMVPKHSFLKQLNTCLVATVPEKFYDKVDEGSIILKKSQSFSFCEEGILINGETTPLKTDIVILATGFRGDKKLKDIFVSQNFQDYILGSPREAVPLYREIVHPRIPQLAVIGFSESLSNLYTSEVRCRWLTELLDGTFNLPSIKEMEKDIKKWDEFKKQSSGEYYRRSCIGVLHIWYNDQLCKDMGWNPKRKKGFFAELFEPYGPSDYVPSSRSN; encoded by the exons ATGGAGAAAAAAATAGCCATCATTGGAGCTGGTATAAGTGGTCTTCTTGCCTGTAAGTACGTTTTGTCAAAAGGTCTCCATCCTATTGTTTTTGAGGCCCGAAGTAGCGTTGGAGGAGTATGGATCAAAACTGTAGAGACAACAAAATTACAAACTCCTAAACCAGCATATCAGTTCTCTGATTTTCCGTGGCCCTCTTCAGTCACTGAAGAGTTCCCTAATCAACATCAAGTCCTTGATTATATTCAATCTTATGCGAATCATTTTGACTTGCTTAAGCACATCAAATTCAATACCAAGGTTGTTGGCATTGAATACGAAGGTGCTTCCGATGAAGAGATTCGATCTTGGAGTTTATGGAATGGCAATGGTGCGCCCTTTAGCTCTCGAGGGAAATGGAAGGTTGCAGCAGAGGACATCCAAAGCCATTCAACCGAG GTTTACCAAGTGGACTTTGTAATTCTCTGCGTAGGGCGATTTTGTGATGTTCCAAACATCCCAGAATTCCCTCCAAACAAGGGTCCAGAAGTATTTCATGGCAAGGTGATACACTCTATGGAATATGCCGACATGGATTACAAAGGTGCTGGCGAGTTTGTGAAAGGGAAGCGAGTTACTGTGGTTGGGTTCCAAAAATCAGCAATGGACATTGCAATGGAGTGCACTGCAGCAAATG GGGTGGAATTTCCATGTACCATAATGTACAAGACTGAACACTGGAATGTCCCTGATTACCTTCCCTGGGGGGTCCCTTTGGGATACTTTTATCTGAACAGGTTCTCGGAGTTTTTGATTCATAAACCTGGAGAAGGAATTTTACTGAGCCTCTTGGCAACAATGTTTTCACCACTG AGATgggcattttcaaaatttgttgaaagtCATATCAAGCACAAGCTTCCATTAGCAAAGTACAAAATGGTTCCCAAACACAGTTTCCTCAAGCAACTGAATACATGTTTGGTTGCAACGGTGCCAGAAAAGTTCTATGACAAAGTTGATGAGGGCAGTATCATTTTGAAGAAATCTCAAAGCTTCAGCTTTTGTGAGGAGGGAATTTTAATCAACGGAGAGACAACACCTCTGAAGACAGATATAGTCATATTGGCTACAGGATTCAGGGGTGATAAAAAGCTCAAAGACATTTTTGTCTCCCAAAACTTTCAAGACTACATTTTAGGCTCTCCTAGGGAAGCAGTTCCACTTTACAG GGAAATCGTTCATCCCCGAATTCCTCAACTGGCAGTAATTGGATTCTCAGAAAGTCTTTCAAACTTGTATACCTCAGAGGTGAGATGCAGGTGGCTCACAGAACTTCTTGATGGAACATTCAATTTACCTAGCATAAAAGAGATGGAAAAGGATATAAAGAAATGGGATGAATTCAAGAAGCAATCCTCTGGGGAATACTACAGAAGATCATGCATAGGTGTGCTTCATATATGGTACAATGATCAACTGTGCAAGGACATGGGATGGAACCCCAAGAGGAAGAAAGGATTTTTTGCTGAACTATTTGAGCCTTATGGACCATCGGATTATGTCCCATCTTCAAGAAGCAATTAA
- the LOC123214676 gene encoding SEC1 family transport protein SLY1-like — MALNLRQKQTECITRMLNLNQPVNSTGMANEEVYKILIYDRFCQNILSPLIHVKDLRKHGVTLYFLIDKDRKPVHDVPAVYFVQANQHNIQRIIADSSASLYDSFHLNFSSSIPRALLEDLASGTLNSDSIQRISKVHDQYLEFVTLEDNLFSLAQKSSYVQLNDPKAGDREIEEIIEKIVGGLFCVLATLGVVPIIRCPRGGPAEMVASALDQKLRDHLLSKNNLFSEGGNFVSSFQRPVLCIFDRNFELSVGIQHDFRYRPLVHDVLGLKLNRLSVQGEKGGMKSFELDSSDAFWVANGWLEFPEVAVEIETQLNKYKKDVDEVNKRTGETDGAEFDGTDLIGNTKHLMKAVNSLPELTERKQVIDKHTNIATVLLGEIKERSLDSYAKKENDMLVRGGIDRSELLAVLKGKGSKMDKLRFAILYLISSETINPSEIEAVEAALRESEVDSSAFQYVKKMKSLNVSMASANSASRNNIVDWAEKLYGQSISAVTAGVKNLLSSDRQLALTRTVEALMEGKANPEIDLYLMFDPRAPKSGSGSGHLKGPFKEAIVFMIGGGNYMEYGSLQELAMRQQPVKHVIYGTTEILTGVEFVDQLASLGQKMGLGNAGAPSSH; from the coding sequence TTGATCCATGTTAAGGATCTTCGTAAACATGGGGTGACCCTTTACTTTCTGATTGATAAAGACCGTAAGCCTGTTCATGATGTGCCTGCTGTGTATTTTGTTCAAGCAAACCAACACAATATACAAAGAATTATAGCTGATTCTTCGGCTTCACTTTATGATAGTTTTCACCTGAATTTTTCATCCTCAATACCTCGTGCTCTGCTTGAAGATTTGGCGTCTGGAACACTGAATTCAGATTCGATTCAGAGGATCTCGAAGGTGCATGATCAGTATTTGGAGTTTGTGACTTTGGAGGATAATTTGTTTTCGTTGGCTCAGAAGAGTAGTTATGTTCAATTAAATGATCCCAAAGCTGGGGATAGAGAAATTGAGGAGATTATTGAGAAGATTGTTGGTGGGTTGTTTTGTGTGTTGGCTACTCTAGGGGTGGTGCCAATTATTCGGTGTCCACGTGGTGGGCCAGCGGAGATGGTTGCTTCTGCATTGGATCAGAAATTGAGGGATCATTTGTTGTCTAAGAACAATTTGTTTTCTGAAGGTGGGAATTTTGTGAGCTCATTTCAGCGACCGGTTTTGTGTATTTTTGACAGAAATTTTGAGCTTTCAGTTGGGATACAACATGATTTTCGATACAGACCACTTGTGCATGATGTGCTTGGATTGAAGCTTAACAGATTGAGTGTGCAGGGTGAAAAGGGTGGGATGAAGTCATTTGAGTTAGATAGTTCAGATGCATTTTGGGTGGCAAATGGGTGGTTGGAATTTCCTGAAGTGGCTGTGGAGATTGAGACTCAACTGAACAAGTATAAGAAGGATGTTGATGAAGTGAATAAAAGAACTGGGGAAACTGATGGAGCTGAGTTCGATGGCACCGACTTGATTGGAAACACAAAGCATTTGATGAAAGCAGTGAATTCGTTGCCTGAATTGACTGAAAGGAAGCAGGTAATTGATAAACACACAAATATTGCAACTGTGTTATTGGGTGAGATCAAGGAAAGATCTCTTGATTCTTatgcaaaaaaggaaaatgacatGCTTGTCAGAGGAGGCATAGATAGAAGTGAACTGCTAGCTGTACTTAAAGGAAAAGGCAGTAAGATGGATAAATTGCGGTTTGCAATTCTCTATCTAATTTCTTCAGAAACTATTAATCCATCAGAAATAGAGGCTGTGGAAGCAGCACTAAGGGAATCTGAGGTTGATAGTAGTGCATTTCAGTATGTGAAGAAGATGAAATCTTTGAATGTCTCAATGGCATCAGCAAATTCTGCGAGTAGAAATAACATTGTTGATTGGGCAGAGAAACTATATGGGCAGTCAATTAGTGCTGTGACCGCTGGTGTGAAGAATCTATTATCTAGTGACAGGCAGCTAGCATTGACGAGGACTGTAGAAGCTTTGATGGAGGGTAAAGCAAATCCTGAAATTGATCTGTATCTCATGTTTGATCCTCGTGCTCCTAAGTCAGGCTCTGGTAGCGGCCATCTGAAGGGACCATTTAAAGAAGCTATTGTTTTCATGATTGGTGGTGGTAACTATATGGAGTATGGTAGCTTGCAAGAGCTTGCAATGCGTCAGCAGCCTGTTAAGCATGTTATATATGGAACAACAGAGATTCTTACAGGAGTGGAGTTTGTTGATCAACTTGCTTCATTGGGTCAGAAGATGGGATTGGGCAACGCAGGTGCCCCTTCAAGCCATTAA